A stretch of Mya arenaria isolate MELC-2E11 chromosome 14, ASM2691426v1 DNA encodes these proteins:
- the LOC128217369 gene encoding uncharacterized protein LOC128217369, whose product MGDRACYNCNQSGHMARECPEGDRRGGGGGGGRRGGGGGGGGGGSVCYNCNGTGHFARECPNKSGDGGGGGGGGRRGGGGGMECYNCGEQGHISRECPSGRSGGGGGRGGGGGRGGGQECYNCGEVGHISRDCPDKQRRGGGGGGGDRECYSCGESGHISRDCPSGQKRGGGGGGGGGRKCYNCGEEGHMSRDCPSEKA is encoded by the exons ATGGGGGATAGAGCATGTTACAATTGCAATCAATCGGGCCACATGGCTCGTGAGTGTCCGGAAGGAGATAGgcgtggaggtggtggtggcggtggcaGGA gaggtggtggtggtggtggtggaggcgGCGGTAGTGTCTGCTACAACTGCAACGGCACTGGTCACTTTGCCCGGGAGTGCCCCAACAAAAGTGgagatggtggtggtggtggcggcggtGGACgtcgtggtggtggtggtggtatgGAATGCTACAACTGTGGTGAACAAGGGCACATTTCTAGGGAGTGTCCTAGCGGccgtagtggtggtggtggtggccgTGGCGGCGGTGGTGGTCGAGGCGGCGGCCAGGAATGCTACAACTGCGGTGAAGTAGGGCACATTTCCAGGGATTGCCCAGACAAGCAACGccgaggtggtggtggtggaggtggtgacCGCGAGTGCTACAG CTGTGGCGAGAGCGGACACATTTCCCGTGACTGTCCTTCAGGTCAGAAgcgtggaggtggtggtggcggcggcggTGGACGAAAGTGCTACAACTGCGGGGAGGAAGGTCATATGTCCCGTGACTGCCCTAGCGAAAAAGCATAG